From a single Prionailurus bengalensis isolate Pbe53 chromosome A1, Fcat_Pben_1.1_paternal_pri, whole genome shotgun sequence genomic region:
- the FAM170A gene encoding LOW QUALITY PROTEIN: protein FAM170A (The sequence of the model RefSeq protein was modified relative to this genomic sequence to represent the inferred CDS: substituted 1 base at 1 genomic stop codon), which yields MKQRQKRKHLEDEESQETAEQGGGVSKSQEDALQLGSPGVAKGWGAGVGEVSSASEYFSCVSSPRKFIHGGLRRVHRDSPQPRSPLVQGQERGETAPPSHQVSSSPSSYKTCVSSVYRNKEERGMKIYYMQVQMQKGVAVSWETEETSESLEKQPRMEEVTLPENVRVGTPPSDVSTRNLLSDSEPSGEDKDHEERAESDSPPGSPTVEERPRAKTPDWLVTVETGFRCMACCRVFSTLEVLQEHVQYGIREGFSCHVFHLTMAQLTGIVEPECTQEEEDENEEEGEEKQEEKDEKEQPAQEDPRVKRPXSRCPGCVSFSKGQQVSWG from the exons ATGAAACAGCGACAAAAGAGGAAACATCTGGAAGATGAAGAGTCCCAGGAAACGGCTGAGCAGGGAGGAG GAGTCTCGAAGTCGCAGGAGGATGCCCTTCAGCTTGGATCCCCTGGGGTGGCCAAAGGCTGGGGCGCAGGGGTAGGGGAGGTGTCCTCTGCCTCTGAATACTTCTCCTGTGTTTCTTCTCCACGCAAGTTCATCCATGGTG GACTCCGGAGAGTACATCGAGACAGTCCCCAGCCTAGATCACCCCTAGTCCAGGGTCAGGAGCGAGGGGAGACTGCTCCCCCCTCACACCAGGTCTCCTCATCCCCTTCATCCTATAAGACCTGTGTGTCCTCTGTGTacagaaacaaagaggaaagggGCATGAAAATATACTACATGCAGGTACAAATGCAAAAGGGTGTGGCTGTCTCCTGGGAGACAGAGGAGACCTCGGAGTCACTAGAGAAGCAGCCGAGGATGGAAGAAGTGACCCTTCCTGAGAACGTGCGGGTAGGTACTCCCCCCTCTGATGTGTCCACCAGAAACCTGCTGTCTGACAGCGAGCCCAGCGGGGAGGACAAGGACCACGAGGAGCGGGCAGAGTCAGACAGCCCGCCAGGCTCACCCACTGTTGAGGAGAGACCCAGGGCCAAGACCCCCGACTGGCTGGTGACCGTGGAGACTGGCTTCCGATGCATGGCCTGCTGCCGGGTCTTCTCCACCTTGGAGGTCCTCCAGGAGCACGTCCAGTAtgggatcagggaaggcttcagcTGCCATGTGTTCCACCTCACCATGGCTCAGTTGACGGGCATCGTGGAACCTGAGTGcacccaggaggaggaggatgagaacgaggaggagggggaagagaagcaggaagaaaaggacGAGAAGGAGCAGCCCGCTCAGGAGGACCCTCGCGTGAAGCGACCCTGAAGCCGGTGCCCAGGCTGTGTTTCATTCTCCAAAGGACAACAAGTGAGCTGGGGCTGA